The following are encoded together in the Pectobacterium punjabense genome:
- the rsmF gene encoding 16S rRNA (cytosine(1407)-C(5))-methyltransferase RsmF: MAKFTPANLPAEFLDTMRDIMPSSLSMEDFVAACQRPLRRSIRVNTLKISVDAFLQLVQPYGWQLEPIPWCQEGFWLLNAEEENTRLGNTLEHLSGLFYIQEASSMLPVSALFHRNDALGTLLDVAAAPGSKTTQIAARLNNEGAIVANEYSASRVKVLHANISRCGVSNTAITHFDGRVFGAALPEYFDAILLDAPCSGEGVVRKDPAAMSHWSQESILDIAATQRDLILSAFHALKPGGVMIYSTCTLNRQENQQVCHWLQAQFPDACEFESLDDLFTDAKRATTEEGFLHVFPQIYDSEGFFVARLRKTASVPPLPRPSYKVGKFPFSPVTHKDRVLLTEAARKQGIHWDEEQLQLWQRDSEIWLFPTALASAFGNIKFSRIGIKLAERFPKGFRWQHEAVVALADPNADNAYALNDRIACEWFQGKDSYPDPLPTADELILTYQNTPVGLAKRISSRIKNSLPRDLVRDGASSAQPLANE, encoded by the coding sequence GTGGCAAAATTTACCCCAGCCAATCTGCCTGCTGAATTTCTCGACACAATGCGGGACATTATGCCTTCATCGCTTTCGATGGAGGATTTCGTTGCCGCCTGCCAGCGTCCGCTGCGCCGGAGCATCCGCGTCAATACGTTAAAAATCAGCGTCGATGCCTTTCTACAGCTCGTGCAACCTTATGGCTGGCAGCTTGAGCCGATTCCCTGGTGTCAGGAAGGTTTCTGGCTGCTGAATGCGGAAGAGGAAAACACGCGGCTCGGCAATACATTGGAGCACCTGAGCGGACTCTTCTACATTCAGGAAGCCAGCTCCATGCTGCCCGTCAGCGCCCTGTTTCATCGTAATGATGCATTGGGGACGCTTTTGGATGTGGCCGCTGCGCCGGGTTCCAAGACGACGCAGATCGCAGCACGACTGAATAACGAAGGCGCCATTGTTGCCAACGAATACTCGGCAAGCCGGGTAAAAGTGCTACATGCTAACATCAGCCGCTGCGGCGTCAGCAATACCGCGATTACGCACTTCGATGGGCGTGTTTTCGGCGCGGCGCTGCCAGAATATTTTGATGCGATACTGCTGGATGCCCCGTGTTCAGGTGAAGGCGTGGTGCGTAAAGATCCGGCGGCGATGAGCCACTGGTCGCAAGAGAGTATTCTCGACATTGCGGCTACGCAGCGCGACCTGATTCTGAGTGCGTTCCATGCCCTAAAGCCCGGCGGCGTGATGATTTATTCCACTTGTACGCTGAATCGGCAGGAAAACCAGCAGGTTTGTCATTGGTTACAGGCACAATTCCCTGATGCCTGCGAGTTTGAGTCATTAGACGATCTCTTCACCGACGCCAAACGCGCGACAACGGAAGAAGGCTTCCTGCACGTCTTCCCGCAGATTTATGACAGTGAAGGCTTCTTTGTTGCCCGTTTACGTAAAACTGCTAGCGTACCACCACTGCCACGTCCGAGTTATAAAGTCGGCAAATTCCCGTTCTCTCCCGTCACACACAAAGATCGTGTGTTACTTACAGAGGCCGCGCGTAAACAGGGTATTCACTGGGATGAGGAGCAACTTCAACTATGGCAGCGTGATAGCGAGATTTGGCTTTTTCCTACGGCACTTGCCTCCGCTTTTGGCAATATCAAATTCTCACGCATTGGTATTAAGCTCGCCGAACGCTTCCCCAAAGGCTTCCGCTGGCAGCATGAAGCGGTTGTGGCATTGGCCGATCCAAATGCGGACAATGCCTACGCGCTGAATGACCGTATCGCCTGTGAGTGGTTTCAGGGTAAAGACAGCTACCCAGACCCGCTTCCTACTGCGGATGAGCTGATTTTAACTTACCAGAATACGCCCGTTGGCCTGGCAAAACGCATCAGCAGCCGGATAAAAAACAGCCTACCTCGCGATTTAGTTCGGGATGGTGCTTCTTCCGCACAGCCTCTTGCTAATGAATAA
- a CDS encoding GNAT family N-acetyltransferase: MSVRYATADEAERLWLIRNEAIRSGCQEVYDNETIMAFTPDTMPEGYRHAITNNPFFVIDDAILSLPVATGFLDITNNSVEAIFTLPNYQNKGLATKILDAIKSEAKTRGITALTLSSTPNAVVFYQANGFSVDKHGEYYSGSAKRYLPCVEMSLDMGLYHIS; encoded by the coding sequence ATGTCCGTTCGCTATGCTACCGCTGATGAAGCTGAACGTTTATGGCTAATTAGGAATGAGGCAATACGTTCAGGATGTCAGGAAGTTTATGATAATGAAACCATCATGGCATTCACACCCGATACTATGCCTGAAGGGTATCGACATGCCATCACTAATAACCCCTTTTTCGTCATTGACGACGCAATACTTTCCCTCCCTGTCGCAACAGGCTTTCTTGATATAACAAATAATAGTGTTGAAGCTATTTTTACCTTGCCGAACTACCAGAATAAAGGACTCGCTACAAAAATTCTGGATGCGATAAAAAGTGAAGCAAAAACGCGTGGAATAACAGCGCTAACATTGTCCTCAACCCCTAATGCTGTCGTATTTTACCAAGCGAATGGATTTAGCGTTGATAAACACGGAGAATACTACTCTGGATCTGCCAAGAGATATCTCCCCTGTGTTGAAATGTCGCTCGATATGGGCCTATATCACATATCCTAA
- a CDS encoding YebW family protein, which translates to MFALVIFVCYLGHGCDDLVVGAYNTEAQCLQAMDEQRLRRAGCFPIEEYIDGFWVPAQEYADF; encoded by the coding sequence ATGTTTGCGTTAGTGATATTCGTTTGTTATCTCGGGCATGGCTGTGACGATTTGGTCGTCGGTGCCTACAACACCGAAGCGCAGTGTCTACAAGCGATGGACGAACAGCGTCTGCGTCGGGCTGGCTGCTTCCCCATTGAAGAGTATATTGATGGCTTCTGGGTTCCTGCCCAAGAGTACGCTGATTTCTAA
- a CDS encoding S9 family peptidase — MKTPQAEKKPHAISTHGDTRIDNYYWLRDDQRTDPQVLSYLEQENAYSEAIMAPHEARKRSLYDEMVKRIPSTDMSVPYVRKGYRYQSRYEPGKEYAIYLRQLEHATETWETLLDGNQRAEGHEFYSLGALEVSPNNTLLALSEDFLSRRQYTLRFRDLNSGEWLPDVIENVTAGAEWSADSTVLYYVRKHEQTLLPYQVYRHRLGSDPAQDELIYEEKDDTYYVSLSKTTSEHYITIYLSSTTTTEVLLLDATIPEAVPQVCIPRRKDHEYGIDHYQGRFYLRSNREGKNFGLYRSDKPDEQTLETLIAPREHRVLEGFELFRDWLVVEERERGLTRLRQIHWHTQEEKTIAFNDASYVTWLSYNPTPETALMRYGYSSMTTPSTLYELNLDTGDQQLLKQAEVKDFSPDNYRSERLWITVRDGVDVPVSLVYHRDHFSPGKNPILVYGYGAYGNSMEPDFSVSRLSLLDRGFVFALTHIRGGGELGQRWYDDGRLLNKMHSFTDFIDVSQALIEKGYGDRENMFAMGGSAGGLLMGAVVNMAPDLFKGVVAQVPFVDVLTTMLDESIPLTTGEYDEWGDPNEQTYYDYIKQYSPYDGVTAQRYPHLLVTTGLHDSQVQYWEPAKWVAKLREVKTDDRLVLLYTDMDAGHGGKSGRFKRYDDIALEYAFLLMVLEKAEDGHE, encoded by the coding sequence ATGAAGACACCGCAAGCTGAAAAAAAGCCCCACGCGATAAGCACACATGGCGATACGCGTATCGACAATTATTACTGGCTGCGTGATGACCAGCGTACCGATCCGCAGGTGTTGTCCTACCTGGAACAGGAAAATGCCTATAGTGAAGCCATTATGGCGCCTCACGAAGCACGTAAACGGTCGCTGTATGACGAAATGGTTAAACGCATTCCGTCGACGGACATGTCGGTGCCGTATGTCAGAAAAGGTTATCGCTACCAAAGTCGCTATGAGCCGGGCAAAGAGTACGCCATCTATCTGCGCCAGCTTGAGCACGCAACAGAAACGTGGGAAACGCTGTTAGATGGGAATCAACGTGCGGAGGGACATGAATTTTATAGTCTCGGCGCACTTGAGGTTAGCCCAAACAACACGCTGTTGGCGCTCTCGGAGGATTTTTTATCCCGTCGGCAGTACACACTTCGTTTTCGCGATCTTAACAGCGGCGAATGGTTACCGGATGTGATCGAAAATGTGACCGCAGGTGCTGAATGGTCGGCAGATTCGACGGTGTTGTACTACGTGCGTAAACATGAACAAACGCTATTGCCGTATCAGGTCTACCGTCACCGTCTGGGGAGCGACCCGGCACAAGATGAACTGATATATGAAGAGAAAGATGACACCTATTATGTCAGCCTGAGCAAAACGACATCAGAGCACTACATCACCATTTATCTCAGCAGCACCACAACGACTGAGGTGCTATTGCTCGACGCGACAATCCCAGAGGCTGTGCCGCAGGTATGCATTCCACGCCGGAAAGATCATGAATATGGCATCGATCACTATCAGGGACGATTTTACCTACGCTCCAACCGAGAAGGAAAGAACTTCGGCCTTTACCGTTCGGATAAGCCTGATGAACAAACGCTGGAAACACTGATTGCTCCACGTGAACACCGCGTTCTGGAAGGTTTTGAACTGTTCCGTGATTGGCTGGTGGTCGAAGAAAGGGAACGCGGTTTAACCCGATTACGTCAGATCCATTGGCATACACAGGAAGAGAAAACGATCGCTTTCAATGATGCGAGCTATGTGACGTGGCTGTCGTACAATCCTACGCCAGAAACGGCATTGATGCGATATGGTTACTCATCAATGACAACGCCCAGCACGCTGTATGAATTGAATCTGGACACGGGCGACCAGCAGCTACTTAAGCAAGCTGAGGTAAAAGATTTCTCCCCGGATAACTATCGGAGCGAGCGTTTATGGATCACCGTCAGGGACGGTGTTGATGTACCCGTTTCCCTCGTTTATCACCGCGATCACTTCAGCCCTGGTAAGAACCCGATACTGGTTTACGGGTATGGTGCCTATGGAAATAGCATGGAGCCAGATTTCAGCGTTAGCCGTCTGAGCCTGTTGGATCGAGGGTTCGTTTTTGCCTTAACGCACATTCGTGGCGGTGGTGAATTGGGTCAGCGGTGGTATGACGATGGTCGGTTGCTCAATAAGATGCATTCCTTCACGGATTTCATCGATGTGTCCCAGGCATTGATAGAAAAAGGCTATGGCGACAGAGAAAACATGTTCGCGATGGGAGGGAGTGCGGGAGGGCTCTTGATGGGCGCGGTAGTCAATATGGCACCCGATCTGTTCAAAGGGGTTGTGGCCCAGGTTCCGTTTGTTGATGTGTTGACGACAATGCTGGATGAGTCAATTCCGCTGACGACCGGAGAATATGACGAGTGGGGCGATCCGAATGAACAAACCTACTATGACTACATCAAGCAATATAGTCCTTATGACGGTGTGACCGCTCAGCGCTATCCACATTTACTGGTGACTACTGGGTTACACGACTCTCAGGTTCAGTATTGGGAACCTGCAAAGTGGGTAGCAAAATTACGGGAAGTTAAAACGGACGATCGTCTGGTGTTGTTATACACCGATATGGATGCTGGGCACGGTGGAAAATCCGGTCGCTTCAAACGCTATGATGATATCGCGCTAGAATATGCTTTCCTATTGATGGTGCTTGAAAAAGCAGAAGACGGTCACGAATAA
- the ftnA gene encoding non-heme ferritin gives MLKKEMIQKLNEQLNLEFYSANLYLQMSAWCGDKGFEGASSFLKTHSQEEMQHMQRLFDYLDDTGSLPVLGAIAAPPIDFDSLADVFKLTYEHEQLITAKINELAHAAMALQDYSTFNFLQWYVAEQHEEEKLFRSILDKLALVKASEGGLFFIDQDLKKMSAAAPSA, from the coding sequence ATGCTAAAAAAAGAAATGATTCAGAAGCTGAATGAGCAACTTAATCTGGAGTTTTATTCCGCGAATTTGTATTTGCAAATGAGTGCATGGTGCGGTGATAAAGGTTTTGAAGGCGCATCGAGTTTCCTGAAGACACATTCTCAGGAAGAAATGCAGCACATGCAGCGCCTGTTTGACTATCTGGATGATACGGGAAGCCTGCCTGTGCTAGGCGCGATTGCTGCACCGCCGATTGATTTTGATTCACTGGCTGACGTCTTCAAGTTGACCTATGAACATGAACAGTTGATTACAGCAAAAATTAATGAGCTGGCGCATGCGGCGATGGCCTTGCAGGATTATTCTACCTTTAATTTCCTGCAATGGTACGTGGCCGAACAGCATGAAGAAGAAAAGCTGTTCCGTTCTATTCTGGACAAATTGGCTCTGGTCAAAGCGAGTGAAGGCGGTCTATTCTTCATCGATCAGGACTTGAAAAAAATGTCTGCGGCGGCACCGTCAGCCTAA
- the purT gene encoding formate-dependent phosphoribosylglycinamide formyltransferase → MLTIGTALRADATRVMLLGSGELGKEVAIECQRLGIEVIAVDRYADAPAMQIAHRSHVINMLDGDALKVLVEAERPDYIVPEIEAIATDMLVALEKQGHHVVPCAEATRLTMNREGIRRLAAETLGVPTSTYRFADSKESFHQAVEAIGYPCIVKPVMSSSGKGQSLIRSAEQLDQAWNYAQQGGRAGGGRVIVEGLVNFDFEITLLTIHAIDGIHFCAPIGHRQEEGDYRESWQPQQMSELAQERAQKMASDVVKALGGYGLFGVELFVCGDDVIFSEVSPRPHDTGMVTMISQDLSEFALHVRAFLGLPIGAIRQYGASASAVILPELESNNVRYQGLESALLPHTQIRLFGKPDISGKRRMGVALASAETTDDAVEIAKRVAANVDVSG, encoded by the coding sequence ATGTTAACGATTGGAACCGCCCTGCGTGCGGATGCCACACGAGTGATGTTGCTTGGCTCCGGTGAATTAGGCAAAGAAGTGGCGATTGAGTGTCAGCGCCTTGGAATCGAAGTGATTGCGGTCGATCGCTATGCCGATGCCCCTGCGATGCAGATTGCACATCGCAGCCACGTCATCAATATGTTGGATGGCGACGCATTAAAAGTGTTGGTTGAAGCAGAACGTCCTGATTATATCGTGCCGGAAATTGAAGCCATCGCCACCGATATGCTGGTGGCATTGGAAAAACAAGGCCACCATGTTGTCCCCTGTGCTGAAGCGACACGCCTGACGATGAACCGTGAAGGCATCCGCCGTCTGGCTGCCGAAACCCTCGGTGTGCCGACATCCACCTACCGTTTTGCCGACAGCAAAGAGAGCTTTCATCAGGCAGTAGAGGCAATTGGCTACCCCTGCATTGTGAAGCCAGTCATGAGTTCATCCGGCAAAGGGCAAAGCCTGATTCGCTCCGCTGAGCAGTTAGATCAAGCGTGGAACTACGCCCAACAGGGTGGTCGTGCAGGCGGCGGGCGCGTCATCGTTGAAGGGTTGGTAAATTTTGATTTTGAGATCACCCTGCTGACCATCCATGCAATTGATGGCATTCATTTCTGTGCACCAATCGGTCACCGACAAGAAGAGGGTGACTATCGTGAATCCTGGCAGCCGCAACAGATGAGTGAACTGGCACAGGAACGCGCGCAAAAAATGGCCAGCGATGTCGTAAAAGCGCTCGGCGGTTATGGCCTGTTCGGCGTTGAGCTGTTCGTCTGCGGGGATGACGTCATCTTTAGTGAAGTCTCCCCTCGCCCACACGATACCGGCATGGTGACGATGATCTCTCAGGATCTGTCCGAATTTGCCCTACACGTTCGCGCTTTCCTTGGGCTGCCAATTGGCGCGATTCGTCAGTACGGCGCATCGGCTTCTGCCGTAATTTTGCCGGAACTGGAGAGCAACAACGTACGCTATCAGGGACTGGAAAGCGCGCTCCTCCCTCATACGCAAATTCGCCTGTTTGGCAAACCGGATATCAGCGGCAAACGCCGTATGGGCGTTGCGCTAGCCAGTGCAGAAACGACAGACGATGCTGTTGAAATCGCCAAGCGCGTCGCGGCGAACGTAGACGTTAGCGGTTAA
- a CDS encoding YebY family protein, whose amino-acid sequence MMKKLLLSIVLTSLSANAFAAAKLANISRLEYGERWAFTREEVQLICRPGNALYALHTGTLMQYPLNDIAIEQMKSGQVSAQPIDVIWLDDPKHPGQKKSLQPFIERAEQLCLPDGKP is encoded by the coding sequence ATGATGAAGAAACTTTTGCTATCTATCGTGCTTACCTCACTTTCTGCGAATGCTTTTGCTGCCGCCAAACTGGCAAATATCAGCCGGCTGGAATATGGCGAACGCTGGGCTTTTACTCGCGAAGAAGTTCAACTGATTTGTCGCCCTGGCAATGCGCTGTACGCCTTACATACAGGGACGCTGATGCAATATCCGCTAAACGATATCGCCATTGAGCAGATGAAGTCCGGGCAGGTAAGTGCACAACCGATAGACGTGATTTGGCTGGACGATCCTAAGCATCCCGGACAGAAGAAAAGCCTTCAGCCATTTATCGAGCGAGCAGAGCAATTATGCTTGCCAGATGGTAAGCCATGA
- a CDS encoding ankyrin repeat domain-containing protein yields MKSVLSFVVAILLSFSACASDLTEDQRLADLIWSKTSNKEAIQLINKNPELINSKTGAGFTPLHLAGMIGNKEMAIFLLEKGADVNAVNDSGYSPLVVTIANGNQDIADILIKNGGKELRL; encoded by the coding sequence ATGAAATCGGTTTTATCGTTTGTTGTTGCTATTTTGTTGTCCTTTTCTGCCTGCGCTTCCGATTTGACTGAAGACCAAAGATTAGCGGATTTAATTTGGTCAAAAACATCAAATAAAGAAGCGATCCAATTAATCAATAAGAATCCTGAGTTAATCAATTCAAAGACTGGCGCTGGGTTCACTCCGCTGCATTTAGCGGGAATGATTGGTAACAAAGAAATGGCTATATTTCTTCTGGAAAAAGGGGCAGATGTTAATGCTGTTAATGACAGCGGATACAGTCCTTTAGTGGTGACTATAGCTAACGGCAATCAGGATATAGCAGACATCTTGATAAAGAACGGCGGCAAGGAGCTAAGACTTTAA
- the cspE gene encoding transcription antiterminator/RNA stability regulator CspE, which translates to MSNKMTGLVKWFDAGKGFGFITPDNGSKDVFVHFSAIQSNDFKTLDEGQKVEFTIENGQKGPSAGNVVAL; encoded by the coding sequence ATGTCTAACAAAATGACTGGTTTAGTAAAATGGTTTGACGCTGGTAAAGGTTTCGGTTTCATTACTCCTGACAACGGTAGCAAAGATGTATTCGTACATTTCTCTGCTATTCAGAGCAACGATTTCAAAACGCTGGACGAAGGCCAAAAGGTTGAGTTCACCATTGAAAATGGTCAGAAAGGCCCATCAGCTGGCAACGTTGTTGCACTGTAA
- a CDS encoding SEL1-like repeat protein — MTLLSIPSLFLSTTLICAFYTTPAFSSKFDNKTFDEVQTVANQNDAEAQNALGDMYYDGSGVKQDYQQAISWYQKAAAQNNPEAQYSLGYMFANGESVQQDYAQAVVWYTKAAEQGYAWAQTNLADLYDTGEGVQQDYAQALIWYTKAAEQGSTYAQTNLAYLYDKGNGVQQDYAKALALYTKAAEKGNARAQTNLAYLYETGNGVQQDYAKALSWYTKAAEKGNVRAQTNLGLLYESGKGVPQDYAQALIWYTKAAKQGDADAQTDLGYLYDTGKGIARDRTQAIAWYQKAAEQGQVHAQYNLGLAYNNGNGVKKDHAQAVAWYTKAAEQNLPDAQYNLGLMYYEGKGVPQDNTLAHTWLSIALANGKNEAY; from the coding sequence ATGACATTGTTATCAATACCTTCATTATTCTTGTCAACGACGCTCATATGCGCCTTCTACACCACACCTGCGTTTTCGAGCAAATTTGACAACAAAACATTCGATGAAGTACAAACCGTAGCCAATCAAAATGATGCCGAAGCACAGAACGCATTAGGCGATATGTATTACGATGGCTCTGGCGTAAAACAAGATTATCAGCAGGCAATCAGCTGGTATCAAAAAGCCGCCGCGCAAAACAATCCTGAAGCCCAATACAGCCTGGGTTATATGTTTGCTAACGGAGAAAGCGTCCAACAAGATTATGCTCAAGCGGTTGTCTGGTACACCAAAGCCGCCGAACAAGGTTATGCATGGGCGCAAACCAATCTGGCAGATTTATATGATACCGGTGAAGGGGTTCAGCAAGATTATGCCCAAGCTCTGATCTGGTATACCAAAGCGGCGGAACAGGGAAGTACCTACGCACAAACCAATCTGGCTTATTTGTATGATAAGGGTAACGGCGTTCAGCAAGATTATGCCAAAGCCCTTGCCTTGTACACCAAAGCGGCGGAAAAAGGGAATGCCCGCGCACAAACCAATCTGGCTTATTTATATGAAACAGGGAACGGCGTTCAGCAAGATTATGCCAAAGCCCTTTCCTGGTATACCAAAGCGGCGGAAAAGGGAAATGTCCGCGCACAAACCAATTTGGGTTTATTGTATGAATCTGGAAAAGGTGTTCCACAAGATTATGCTCAAGCCCTAATATGGTATACCAAGGCAGCAAAGCAAGGGGATGCTGATGCACAAACAGATTTGGGGTATTTATATGATACCGGAAAAGGTATTGCGCGAGATCGTACCCAAGCAATAGCCTGGTATCAAAAAGCCGCTGAACAAGGCCAAGTCCATGCGCAATACAATCTGGGTCTCGCTTATAACAATGGTAACGGCGTTAAGAAAGATCACGCCCAAGCCGTAGCGTGGTACACCAAAGCTGCCGAACAAAATCTACCGGATGCACAATATAATCTGGGTCTGATGTATTATGAGGGAAAAGGTGTTCCTCAAGATAATACGTTAGCCCACACCTGGCTTTCTATTGCATTGGCAAACGGAAAAAATGAAGCATACTAG
- a CDS encoding malate/lactate/ureidoglycolate dehydrogenase, whose product MQISVNRLMATVQVVLQKAGCEKNEARIVTEHLVTANLKGHDSHGVGMLPHYVAFIGKGIMHPNTPARLLRDSGAVLQFTGDRGFGQRTGKEAMQAAIERVKTTGVCLMTLSSTCHLGRIGTYGEMAADAGLVSIHFVNVNDLDPIVAPWCGSEARFGTNPICIAFPPTEHNAAFVLDFATSVVALGKTRVAYLAGKTFDEEVMLDCNGVSTNDPKVMWEGEKHGALKPIAKHKGGGLILAAEMLAGLLSGGGTIQPENTRQGAIVNNMTTIVIDPTSMVSMAWLQKEYDAMLDYVRSSTAPDPTQPILIAGEPEKLSQAQRHADGIYLSDQEWQKIAEAGISLGMSPAEFALIA is encoded by the coding sequence ATGCAGATTTCAGTCAATCGTCTGATGGCGACAGTGCAAGTCGTATTGCAGAAAGCAGGATGTGAAAAAAATGAAGCCCGTATTGTCACTGAACACCTTGTGACCGCTAACTTAAAAGGGCATGACAGCCATGGCGTAGGGATGTTGCCGCACTATGTGGCGTTCATCGGAAAAGGGATTATGCATCCGAACACTCCGGCGCGTTTACTCCGTGACAGTGGAGCTGTACTGCAATTTACCGGCGATCGTGGCTTTGGTCAGCGTACGGGTAAAGAAGCGATGCAAGCGGCCATTGAGCGGGTGAAAACGACAGGCGTGTGTTTAATGACCCTGTCGTCGACCTGTCACCTAGGACGCATCGGCACCTATGGGGAAATGGCGGCGGACGCCGGGCTTGTTTCGATACACTTTGTCAATGTTAACGATCTCGACCCGATCGTGGCTCCCTGGTGTGGCAGTGAAGCGCGCTTCGGAACAAACCCGATCTGTATTGCATTCCCGCCAACAGAGCACAATGCGGCTTTTGTTCTGGATTTTGCCACCAGCGTGGTGGCGCTGGGGAAAACCCGCGTTGCGTACCTGGCAGGTAAAACGTTTGATGAAGAGGTGATGCTCGATTGCAACGGTGTTTCCACTAACGATCCGAAAGTCATGTGGGAAGGCGAAAAACACGGGGCATTGAAGCCGATTGCGAAACATAAAGGTGGCGGGTTGATTTTAGCGGCTGAAATGTTGGCGGGGCTGCTTTCCGGTGGCGGAACTATTCAGCCGGAGAATACACGTCAGGGGGCGATAGTGAATAATATGACGACGATTGTCATCGATCCCACCAGCATGGTTTCCATGGCGTGGTTGCAAAAAGAATATGATGCCATGCTGGATTACGTCCGTTCTTCAACCGCTCCCGATCCGACACAGCCTATCTTAATCGCGGGCGAGCCAGAAAAGTTGTCTCAGGCGCAACGTCATGCTGACGGTATTTATCTGTCCGATCAGGAGTGGCAGAAAATCGCGGAGGCGGGGATATCACTGGGGATGAGTCCGGCCGAATTCGCATTAATAGCATAA
- a CDS encoding DNA polymerase III subunit theta: MGHNLAELSKEDMDKVNVDLAASGVAFKERYNMPVIPEVVEREQPDHLRNYFRERVMFYRQRSLQFSRLPYEPKSK, translated from the coding sequence ATGGGACATAATCTGGCAGAATTGTCCAAAGAGGATATGGATAAAGTTAACGTAGATCTGGCAGCATCAGGTGTTGCCTTCAAAGAACGTTATAATATGCCAGTCATTCCTGAGGTTGTGGAAAGAGAACAGCCCGATCACCTGCGTAACTACTTTCGTGAACGTGTGATGTTTTATCGCCAACGCTCGTTACAGTTCTCTCGTTTACCCTACGAGCCTAAGTCTAAATAG
- a CDS encoding extensin family protein has translation MRRWLIFAVMLGALIALSPWIQRQLPPGYDPFSPLSVDDPPTFITRLKMKSVASDPDACLAVLKQAQENGRLRFAEANDISGQCPVMSPVRVQRFGAVTLSSSFLASCPLALSSTMFVTQVAVPQAQALGTSLARIDHMGSYACRNVYHRPEGRLSEHATADAWDIAAFRLSDGRQVSVLSQWSAMDERGSYLRTTFRESCHFFGNALGPEYNAAHANHFHFGMRGFGVCR, from the coding sequence ATGCGGAGATGGTTGATATTTGCTGTGATGCTGGGGGCGCTAATTGCCTTGTCGCCCTGGATTCAACGCCAGCTTCCACCCGGTTACGATCCTTTTTCTCCGCTATCTGTCGATGACCCGCCCACGTTTATTACCCGATTGAAAATGAAGTCTGTCGCCAGCGACCCTGATGCCTGTTTGGCGGTGTTAAAGCAGGCACAGGAAAACGGACGACTGAGATTCGCCGAGGCCAATGACATCAGTGGGCAATGTCCGGTAATGTCTCCCGTTCGGGTTCAACGTTTTGGTGCGGTCACGCTGAGTTCCAGTTTTCTCGCCAGTTGTCCATTAGCGTTGAGTAGCACCATGTTTGTGACGCAGGTTGCGGTGCCGCAGGCGCAAGCTCTTGGCACATCGTTGGCGCGTATCGACCATATGGGCAGCTACGCCTGCCGCAATGTGTATCACAGGCCAGAAGGGCGTCTGAGTGAACATGCGACGGCGGACGCATGGGATATCGCCGCTTTTCGGCTCTCTGATGGTCGACAGGTTAGCGTCCTGAGCCAGTGGTCGGCCATGGATGAACGCGGCAGTTATTTGCGTACTACATTCAGGGAGAGTTGCCATTTTTTCGGTAATGCTCTGGGGCCGGAATATAATGCCGCACATGCTAATCACTTTCACTTTGGTATGCGTGGTTTTGGCGTATGCCGATAG
- a CDS encoding YdgH/BhsA/McbA-like domain containing protein, translated as MKSIKNFIAVIALSTLSFGAFAAQEIATVSISGAKTLDSFEAQVAQKAQKAGASSYRIVSATGHDRLHGTAILYK; from the coding sequence ATGAAAAGCATCAAAAATTTTATCGCAGTTATCGCACTCTCTACCTTGTCCTTCGGTGCGTTTGCCGCTCAAGAAATCGCGACCGTTTCCATCAGCGGTGCAAAAACGTTGGATTCTTTCGAAGCTCAGGTCGCTCAAAAAGCCCAAAAGGCAGGCGCGTCATCATATCGCATCGTTTCTGCTACCGGTCACGATCGGTTACACGGGACCGCTATTCTGTATAAATAA